In Falco peregrinus isolate bFalPer1 chromosome 9, bFalPer1.pri, whole genome shotgun sequence, the genomic stretch TGCCCCTTTGCTTCTACCCATCTGTAAGCTCCATCAGCTCTGCCAACGGGACCAGCCCTGGCCGTGGCAGTGCCTGGATCTCCACTTGCTGCTGGGATGTGTGGGGGAGCACAGCatggtgctgggctgtgttaccgctggctctgcagccccaggcacGCACCAGGCCATGCCTCTTCTCAGCCTCTCCAAAACCAAAGCCCAAATTCTCCCCCTGCAACTCATTCCTCCTCCCGCCAGCCCCACGCCTCCTCCAGACCCCAGACCAAGCTTTCCCTGGCATCACGCCACTGCTGTCACCAGCTGCCACGTGATCCCAACCCAGGCCAATGTGACACCAGGGCAGGTTTGGGGGTGCAGGGGCAAAAGGCTGAATGGCAGGGGGAGCTCCCCTCTCCTGCTGGGGGAAAGCCTCCCCacaagcagcaggagaggcagcagggccAAGGCAGCTGCTCGCCCACTCCCTGGGCCCTTGCAagtgttgaaaataaaattgaagtcAAGGATGCTTTTCAGTCACCTCTtgggaataataaaaaaaaaaatatctcactgCTTATGCAGTAAAATATGGCTTGCAAAGAGAATTTACTGTGATCATCTGGTGCTCTGCCCGAATACAAATCATTAATTCAGTTTGATACGGGGGACACAGTGAACCTCTGGTAGGCAGCAAACCAGAGAATGAACATGGCCCCATCTGCagcttttgtttacttttttcacCTCTGCAACGGCCATGCCAAAAAACCAGCTCATGTTGACTTTAAAACCACAGTGTTCCTTGATTGACATGCATAAGACTTGTTCTGTGTACTGAAAATCCTGTTTTTAAACCAGTTCTTTTTTGAGCATGTTGGGACACAGCCACCAGGGCCAGGTGAGCTGCTGGCGGGGAGCGCTGTCAGGACTCTCACCCCCTCCCAAATCCTGCCCAGCCACCTCTGGGTGATGGTAAAAATCAAAAGGTCACTTTTTAAGTGGCAACCTGTAATTCTCATCTCAAACAGAAATGACTCAACACACCTCtgctataattttcttttttttccctgcaaaattacatttctcCCTGATTCACTAAGCAGAAAACATCtaaataatgaattaatgaCTCCAAATAAATCAgagttatttttccttaagaatACATGGAAATCAACTCCTGCAATTTGACTGCCAGTCTCTCAATATATGCTGTTCCCTCTATAGCCCTGCTACCCTGGAAGCATGTGGTTATTTGAGGATCACGTTTACTGCGGGTCCTGGTGCAGCAGGTCCTGGGCTTTGCCTGCTCTTGTGGGGCAGTAAATACTCTGCCATCCACAGGTGATTACAGTCACCTGTAAAGAtcaaaaatccaaacagaagACAACTCACCCCGTCCTCAAGGCACACTGCCACCTCTGCGAGCATAAATGGCACGTGGTGATTCAACAACCATATTCCCCAACAGTGGTGAGCAACAGATCACAGCTCATTTCCGTGCAAACagatgcagcagctgaaggagaaacTGTGTGCTGCTGCATGAGTAAACAAAGTgcatcagaatttttttcccaagccaTTCTCATGACTGATGATTTTTAAACGGTGGAGTTGGTGGAGAAAGGGCTGGATGAGCCTCTCATTAAAGCTAAATGTTTTCAGCTACCTCCTGAGCACAGGAATGCAGTtatccataaaaaaaaaaaaaaaaaaagtacatcaaagtcctttttttgctgttggtgAAGAGCCTTGAATTGGTTGCCTGAAAGCCCATCAGCCCATCACTCAAGTTCCGTGTTTGCTACCTACAGGAGctgtcccagccctgtgctctcacactgccctgggcaggctggcagcagcattgccgccccatgctggagctgggcacCAGAGGGGAGCATCCTGATACGGGATGCAAAGCTGGGTGGTAGCATCTCTACTGCGAGTGAAATCATGGGTCGAGGGAACGTCTTACACATGAGACAGGCACGAGagaacagcagtgctgctgtgtgtgtgcctcCAACAGGTCCTGGGAGCAGGGGGTGTGgagggcacagggctgcagccagggaacGGGTACTGCTCCCCGtaccctgccctgctcctctcttcccttGGCAGGAGGCACCCAGCTCCAAGCCTTCATTCCAGGGACAGAGAAAGTTTTGCTTACACTGCTGAGAGCAGCTTGTGGCCCTTCCTGTGATTACAGCAGtcctcccagccagctgctgtctctgcctcagtttcccaaaCGGCAGATGTCCTGGGACAAAGGGGACTGCTCCTGGTTTGTTCCTCTCATCTCACTGCACTTCATAACTCAaccccaggctgcaggagcagctgacaTGCACGGAGTGaagggtgcaggagcagggcaggatggaGGACTGCTTTCCTGAGGGGTGAACACCCATGGACCCCCTCCTCTGTTGCTGTTGCTCATACAGAAGCACAGAGCCACCAGAGCCTCTGCAAACCTCAGAAAAGCCATATCCTTACTCCGTGGAAACAGCTTTTAAGCTTCATCTCTTGGGGCACAACCATAGTGGCTACATGTTATTACATAGGTGGAAATCACATGCAGCCTTTCCCATCGTTTATCTGCTCCAGCAAGCGCATTTTGGGGTACCATATGTGTGTTCACTCACAACAAGCAGCTGCCACCACCCCACATCATGACCTTCCCTACACTGTCCTCAAACCACTGTGCCCAAGCGTGGtccagcagagatgctgggcTGCTCCCAAGGAGAGACAGGCAGTCGGGATGACTCAGGCAGGACTcacccccttccttccctgctggcAGGTGAGATCCCAGCCTCttcccatcccctgccctgcGTTAAGTTCCAGGAAATCAGGTGGCCGTGGCCCTTCCCTGAAGCTGTTTTACCAAGGTCATTTCCTTATGGCTTGCCAGGGTAAACCTTCCCCCCTCTGACTGTTGTTTACTCCTGCACCTGGAGGTGAAGTTATTTCTGGCCGTGTTTACATGGCAGGACGTGTTCAGCAATGCAGATGGGGGGTGGCTTTCTTTGGGGGTCCTCTTTGGGGTCGCTGCTTTTAGCTCTTGCCCCACCCTCACAGTATCTGGCTTCTTCTGCGTGACATCCCCGGCGGCAGGGAAGGCGGCGGAGGAAGGTCACAGCCTGACACGCATCTCCTCCCTGCGTGGCTCCAAACGGctcggaggaggaggagggagaggattTTTGTACCTGGGGAGGGATACGGTGggcagccagagcaggtggTTGCTTAGGGAAGGGGCAGCGTTCAGCAGGGAGCGGGGCAGCAGCCCGGCGTGCCCACGCCTGCCGGCACTGCCTGCGGCACCGCTGCTGCCCCACGGAAAGCTGCCGGCCTCGACCTTGCCCCACTGCCACCGGTGCACAACACGGTCCGGGCAGGCGGCCGGGAGAAAGGCCGTCAGGGGTGGAAGCGAGGGACGAGCTCACGGGACGCAGGCTTCCAGCCCCCGGTCTGCAAGGGTGGGAGGTTTCTCCTCACGCCGCATGGGACACACCGGGCTGAAAGCTTTGGCCCCCGCCATCAGACATCCCCCACCCGCTCCGAGGCAGAGCCTccctccccgctccctccctcccgctcGCTCCAGGCACGCCGTGTCCGAAATAGCCGGGCCCCCGCGCGTCCCCGGTGCCCGCCTCGAAATATCTCAAGTGGGCTGGCAGCGGCCCCGGCAGCGGTGGAAGCCACCGGGGCTCTCCGCTGAGGCGGCCATCGCCACAGCCTCCCCATGCTCCGGGGAGAGCCGGGTGCCCCCGACCCCCCTGCCAGGGCCCGTTGGGAGCGGAGAGGCAAGGGCAGCCGCAGGGAACGTGGCGCTGCCGGGGCTGGCTCTGGGCTCGGCGCTGCCCGTGCTGCCCTGCCTACGAGCCGCAGGCACCGCTTCGCCGGGCACCGGCACCCTGAGCAGCGCCACGACCAGCGCCGTCCCGCGAAGCCCACTGCAGCCCACCATGGCCACGGAGTCTCTCACCCCGTGGCCCGGCAATGACAGCAGGACCCTGTGCCCTGTGGATGTCACCTTCGCCCAGCGCTTCTTGCCTGCCGTCTACCTGGTGGTGATCCCGCTGGGGCTGGCGGGGAACGGGCTGGGACTGTGGCACATGTGCACCGGCCCCCAGCAGCGTGCCCGCCATCCCCTGGGCTTGCTGGTGGGCAACCTGGGTCTGGCCGACCTGCTGTACGTCAGCACGCTGCCCTTCCTCGTCAGCTACTACCTGCAGGGCAGAGTGTGGCTCTTTGGACCCGGCTGGTGCCGGATCACCCGGGGCCTCTTCCACCTCAACCTCTATGCCAGCATCGGCTTCCTCACCTGTATCAGCATCCACCGCTACCTGGGCATCGTGCACCCACTGAAGGCTCGGGGCAGGTGCCAGGGGGCAACTTCTTCAGCGTGGCTCAGCACGACGGTCTGGATGTGGGTCATTGCGCAGGTAGCTCCCGATTTCATCTTCAGCAAGATGGACGACATGGGGACACGGTGCCACGACACGACCGGGAACGAGAACCTGGGAGTTTACTTGCCATACACTGTGGCCATCACTGTGACTGGGTTTGTCATCCCATTCCTCATCATCATCGGATGTTACTGTCACGTGGTGGTGGTGCTCTGCAGGAATGACACCATGGACCTCAGCCTCAGGAGAAGAAGCATCAGACTGGTGATTCTTGTGATGGTCCTCTTCTCCATCTGCTTCCTTCCTTACCACGTCTTCAGAATCCTCAGCTTGTTGTCTCGAGGCTGGCAGCTGCAAGGGTCCTGCACACAGGCTTCAAAGCACATTTACGTTTCCTACCAGGTGACCCGGGGCCTGGCCAGCTTCAACAGTGCCCTCAACCCCCTGCTCTACGTGATGACCAGCAAAGACTGCATGTCATGTATGAGGACCATCCGCCAAAGAGCCAGCCAGTCGCTGGGGTCCACCTTCAGGAGCAAAACCTCTTGCCAGGCAGATGAGAAGAAGATGAGCATCATTCTTCGTGAGGTGGAGGCTTCTGATGACCTCTGAGGTACCCAACACCCCCTCCAAAGGATGCACCACTTCTGTTTGCTCTTGGCCCCATCTtgggagcagccccccagccttGATGCCTGTTTTACAGAGAGGTGGTGACTGCAGCATCACTGGCTCATCTCACACAGGGATAGACAGGACTGCTGGCATCAGAGCACATACTGGGACCAGGTTTTAGAGCAAAGCTACTCAACCCAACCATTTTGCCTACAGTAACTTGGAGATGGAAAGAGGTGAACATTGCGTTTCCTCCAGTCCTGAAGTATTTCTCAGTTCAGCCTCCGACACAGCAGTCTGAGCTGGTTAACATCCCCCTGGCTCCCCAGCCACTCATCGAGCTCTCAGTGAGTGAGGGATGGGGGTGAATGACGCCTTGCCCCCCCTGCTGCATCCCCTCTCCTCCACTGGACGTGGGTTTGAGACAGGATTCCCTCCTTCACCTGAAGAGAGGGCACTGGTAATTAACTACCTGCGTCACAGGACAGCTGAGAGGGTGAATCTTtgtggggcagggcagggggggaagtGCTGTCATCAAAATATTAGGTTTTTAGATACATGACTAAGCTGTGCCAGTTCCTGGGTGACTGGGCTGCTTCAGGATCTGTGTTATTCTCTACTGCCCACCCcccctgcaaaagaaaaaaagaattttagcATTACTCACTCTCTTTTGGAAGAGCATATAGCAGACAACAACAAATTggtattttaaagtttctggAGGCTGttggttgggggtgggggtttttgcAAGGCAAATGACTGTAGTGGCTTGAACCGCTGCTTTCAGCAGGCAGATCCCAGGAGAGTTTTGAAATCTTCAGGTGGGTGGCTGCATCTCAGTCTTGCATCCCGCCTTGAGAGGGGATTAGACGTGTCTAGCAGAAATTAGACATGCAAAAAGAGAAGCACCACTGGTTTGAAGGCTTGTAAAGGCAAGGCTCACTGGTGAGGGCAGTCCTTCTGCTGTTGTTGGGGGGGGCATGTGGGGACCCCTTCTTCAGGGGGAACAGCAGCAACCAAGAGGCATTTCGTTTTTTGCTCTTGGTGCACCCCACCACGAACAGCTTGATGTTTTGGTCCTTGTGAAAGAAGCAATGTGACAGCAGATtttgcagctcagctgaagAAGTGAATTGTGAGTTAAAATCAGCCCATTCCAGGAAAGGGCCAACCCACAGATGCTGCGCTTTTTGGACCAAAGCCTGATATTTATCAAGGTCAACTGTTCCTCCTACAGACCCAcctttgctgctgtgtggagGGAGCTGCAACTTGCTTTCAGATGGAGTTAATAGGTCTGAAGTGCAAATAAACACCTAATGCTTTCAGCCATGAGTCATCTGGcttcttttaaagctttaaaagaacACAGGAGCCAGCTGGCCTgcgggctggagcaggggcctGCCAGCCCCGGGGAGCAGTGACAAGTTTCCCAGGACTCTGCAGACAGGGAGCATGGCATACACAGGTAGGTCCCCAGAGTCTGCTCAGCACGAGGCAGGGTTGCCTGAAACTTTCAGCTCCCACCTCAACCAAAGGAAACACTAAGACAAAGCCTAAATTACAAGATGCTCTTCTGTCTCTGCAGTAGGGAAGATCTTTGGGGGATTGGGATCAGATATTGTCTCCTCCTTGCACACACTCCCCAGATCTGAGCTTCACCGGAGCTCTGAattcttctcctcttttcctgaaaaaatatcCACACCTCCAAAAGCTGTCCGACTCTTCCATCTTCACACCTGGATCCCATCCAAGATGCTACAGCTCCCCACAGAACCAGCTTCAGCTGCCCACAACCCACAGGAGCTACATCTCACTGTCACTGCACCCACTTTGTGCATGATTGATTGAAACAAAGCATCACCTGCATCCCAGGGAGGGAGCACTGTGTAACAAGTGCCAGCAAACCCTGCTCTCACCCCCTGCATCACTGTGCCCAACTCTGTCTTCTCCAGTGACCCCTCAAGTCATTGTTAATGATGATTTAAAGATCTGTATCCTGAGAAGCATCCCTAAGCCCTAGGGACAGTTGCAGCCACAAAATCCgttcatttttctctgtcctGCATCTGTCAAATCAGCAAAAGCCATTAAGGATCTGTGTGTCAGGCTGATGCCCCTGAGATACTAGGGGCTTGGCTTCTTTTTGTATCTCCTACTTTGCAGTTCCCTTGATTCTCAGACAATACTACTTCCTCCTGTGAGCTAAAGGACTAAGCTCCTTCCCTTTATTAGCTGTATGTGTAATTAAGGGCCAACCGCTGGCACATGAGCCTGTGTGGCCAGCTTTTGCAGCTGGCGATGGAGCAGCCAAGCagtcctccttcctccagccctcccTGTCAAGGGAGGCTCCTTCCCTTGCAAACAGCAGCCGCTGCTCTCTGTGGGACACTGCAGCTGCATGGTCACTGCTGGGGACCTGCCCAAAACATGTGGGCACTACTGACCCCTCAAAGCCTCCCCAGGGCTCCTTATCCCCTGGGACCAGAGGGGTGGGATTGTCCCTGGAGCaaccagcacaggcagctcttgCTCTGTGCCAGTCCCTGCTTGTggcatggggaggggaggaTGCGGCACATGTTTGGGAGGGGGTGAGGGGACAAGGAAGGTGGGGAGCTGCCATATccccccttctccttctcctagcagctctgccagccatTGGCAGGGCCGTGCATGAGCATTTGCTGctggcaggtgggggtcagtgCTCACCGGAGCTGCTGTGCCATGGTTGCATCCTGGACCAGGCATCAGCTTTACTTCCAGGCTGGCACAAGCACAGGGAGAAGACATGAGTGGGCTGCAGCGGCGCCTGGGTCAACACCCACCCACTCAGGGGCTGGCTTTGAGCAAGGCCCCTTGCCCTCTGCTGCAGAGACCTTCCAGAGCTGTCAGGTTCCTTTACATGGGATGCAAATCCTCATGGGAGATGGCTCGGTAGgaattaaaattcatttcacCTCTTGCGAGCTCCTGGCTTACGATGAGGTGAAtgtccctctctccctcccttggCTATCTGTTGCCAGACTTGAAGATGCCTAAAATCAGGTGGGAGGAATCCCACCTGTACTGTCCACTTTCCCCACAGCCTTTCTGGCACACCGAAGCGGAGCAATGATCTTGTCTGAACAATCAGCCTGAAAGCAGGCTATTAACTCCTTTACCCAAATTAgacccaaccaacaaaccaaacatgGTGGGAATTCTCCTGCTGACATTAATGGGATTGGGATCAAGCTTGGCAATTTGGCAGCACTTCTTGCTTCATTAAATAAAACCTTCTTGGTTGAGGATTTGTTGCAAACGCAGTCAGGATTCGTTACATTAAAGAGAACTTTTGAGCTGACAGCCCAGGGAAGCCATTCATGCAGAATTAACAGGCGTATGTACAGATGCACAGATGTACAGccactttctttaaaatgcaaaactgtttttcttggcATGCAAAACAcgctacaaaaagaaaatgtaactaTCAGCAGCAGCTAAATGTATAGGAATTGACTCTgtttaattctttatttcactttgcATGGATTTCTAAAAAGAGACTAAATGTTGTGTTTCCAAGGTCTTTGTGTTTCCAGAGGCACCCAGCAAAGCGAGGGAGCGAGAGGCTCCCCTGTGCAAGCAGTGGGGAGCGGGAGTGAGCAATGAGTGCCACAGGAGCCGCAAAGACTCCTTGATTTCAGCAAAATGATTGCCAGGTGCTGTTTaacagctgctggctgcagaggtaCCAGGCATTAGCCTGCTGGAGTAGGAGGACTTGCCCCCACCGGTGAATAGAGAGTTCGTGGTGTGATACGTGGCCGCTGGCTGAAATCTGGCTCTGACCGAGCTGCCCACCTCACATCAGGGGGTCGGTATGGCCAGCAAAGCCCCGTTTGCTAAACAAGCGTGGGTTGGCTGCCCTGTACTGAAAGCAGGGGCTTATGCATTTGTGTCAGAGATTTCCACAGCCCgggggagcaggagctgctgctcgGACAAGGGCTGGGGTACCGGGGACATTGCTGTGGGACTGAGCTGGTGCACAGAGTCCCCACTGTGCAAACAGGGCATCTCCATAATGCGAGAGCCCCCTGGTCCAGGTGGAGGTGTGAAGACCCTGTGCGAAGCcggaggagaagcagcatgagCAGGAGGCTTCCGCAGGTCTCAGCTTCCCATTACACCAGGCGTCAGGCAGCAGGACTTTGGTGAATCTTCTACAGCGTGGTGGGAGGCTGCAGTGAGCACACAAAAAGGGATGAGTCACTCAGGTCACTAATGAAAGGTCACAGCATCCTCACATTCAGCGAGaggcatttatttcttctgtaaaacaaTTTCATTGCTAAAGTACCTTTGGCTACAGGGACAACAGACCTGACAGGTTATCTTATTTGCCAAGGATATCGGTAAGACTGGGGAGGGAATAGTAGATGCAATTACTCCAGGTGACCTGGGATAAAATGGTAAATGTACCTGCAACTGGGTGCCAGTGGTGaagattttaataaaagaaaaatctgagtCTTTGTCTGTGCTACACAGAGTGTTTTGGCATCTGGGAGACCAACAGCTTGTGAAGAAGAGCAAATCACATAAATAGAATAACATTTAGCGTGACTGCATGAGGCCATCAGTCTAATATTACTCCTGCAGTGCATGCAGTTATAAATAGGTGATGCCGTGTAGCGTGGGAC encodes the following:
- the LOC101914865 gene encoding P2Y purinoceptor 1-like — protein: MATESLTPWPGNDSRTLCPVDVTFAQRFLPAVYLVVIPLGLAGNGLGLWHMCTGPQQRARHPLGLLVGNLGLADLLYVSTLPFLVSYYLQGRVWLFGPGWCRITRGLFHLNLYASIGFLTCISIHRYLGIVHPLKARGRCQGATSSAWLSTTVWMWVIAQVAPDFIFSKMDDMGTRCHDTTGNENLGVYLPYTVAITVTGFVIPFLIIIGCYCHVVVVLCRNDTMDLSLRRRSIRLVILVMVLFSICFLPYHVFRILSLLSRGWQLQGSCTQASKHIYVSYQVTRGLASFNSALNPLLYVMTSKDCMSCMRTIRQRASQSLGSTFRSKTSCQADEKKMSIILREVEASDDL